In Camelus bactrianus isolate YW-2024 breed Bactrian camel chromosome 34, ASM4877302v1, whole genome shotgun sequence, one genomic interval encodes:
- the LOC141575893 gene encoding uncharacterized protein LOC141575893 isoform X1, whose protein sequence is MEPDKAAASSLCTDGHSLPEELHEINTEFCDESITYSEVRVHGSSNIQEKKKKKKKKKNACVSLWAESLWCLAAVAFALLYLIALVVAAMMTAKVFCLEEILNTEESKHQNITAHCKII, encoded by the exons ATGGAACCAGATAAAGCAGCAGCATCCAGCCTCTGTACTGATGGTCATTCTTTGCCAGAGGAATTGCATGAAATAAATACAG AGTTTTGTGACGAAAGCATAACATACTCAGAAGTCAGAGTTCATGGTTCTTCAAATattcaggagaaaaagaaaaagaaaaagaaaaagaaaaacg CTTGCGTCTCTCTTTGGGCAGAGTCTCTGTGGTGCCTCGCTGCAGTGGCCTTTGCCTTGCTTTATTTAATCGCTCTGGTAGTCGCTGCAATGATGACAGCCAAAG tTTTCTGTCTAGAAGAGATTCTGAATACAGAGGAATCCAAGCACCAAAATATCACTGCACATTGCAAAATAATATAG
- the LOC141575893 gene encoding uncharacterized protein LOC141575893 isoform X2 has product MEPDKAAASSLCTDGHSLPEELHEINTEFCDESITYSEVRVHGSSNIQEKKKKKKKKKNESLWCLAAVAFALLYLIALVVAAMMTAKVFCLEEILNTEESKHQNITAHCKII; this is encoded by the exons ATGGAACCAGATAAAGCAGCAGCATCCAGCCTCTGTACTGATGGTCATTCTTTGCCAGAGGAATTGCATGAAATAAATACAG AGTTTTGTGACGAAAGCATAACATACTCAGAAGTCAGAGTTCATGGTTCTTCAAATattcaggagaaaaagaaaaagaaaaagaaaaagaaaaacg AGTCTCTGTGGTGCCTCGCTGCAGTGGCCTTTGCCTTGCTTTATTTAATCGCTCTGGTAGTCGCTGCAATGATGACAGCCAAAG tTTTCTGTCTAGAAGAGATTCTGAATACAGAGGAATCCAAGCACCAAAATATCACTGCACATTGCAAAATAATATAG